From the Planktothricoides raciborskii GIHE-MW2 genome, the window ACTGTACTAAAGTAGCAATAACGAGTATCAAATGGTCGATATAAACAAGATATGATTTTTGAGTCCCAATCCTCATCATTACGAATGCTTGTGCGTGCCGTATTTAATTTCCAACTATTAGTATCTTTAATTTGGTATTTTTCTGCATACTCTCTATCATTAAGATTATAATCACGCATTTCCAGAAATCTTTGATAAATCACTTTTGCATCAAATTCAATAGCAAAATTATCGCGATGAGTTTTAAATCCATTAGAGTGAATTGACATCACTTCATTTATTTTCCATCCGGTTTCATATTCTGGTAATAATTCAGCATTTTGCACTTTAAAGAGATAAAAGGGTGATTTGGGTTTTATTGTTTTCCATGCTGTGGAACTAATATCATTTTCCGCTAACCAGTGGTATTTTCCCCCGATCGGTTCTTTCCCTTCCTCTATTTCTCGATAAATTTCTCGCTTTCCCCATAAATCAGCATGATAAACCGTTGCCAATTTTTGGGGGTTATTGGCAGATTTAATAAAAATACCAATTGCCACCCCTTGCTGAATATCAAACACATTCTGGTCGGGGGTGCGATCGGGACAAACTTCTTTCTTCTTACTATTTCCATGTAGGTCTAACAGATAAATCTCATCAAAGGTTTGCATCAAACTTTGACGCATTCCTTTAAATGTAGGATTATCTAAATAACTATGATTGGTAATGAATGCTAACACTCCATAACCAGTTTGCTCAATCCGCCATTGACTAAACCGAATAAATTTCACATAATCATCATTCAAAAATTTTGGATTGTGTTCTTTTAAAGGTTCGCCATCAACTTCAAAATAATTCTCGGTCGGTGTATTAGAGGTAATATCTTTTCCTCTCAAAAGCTGTTTAATCCATTCTCCCTTATTCACCGAATGTCCCGAATAAGGAGGATTACCGATAATCACCATCACGGGATGCTCTTGTTTAACTTCTTTCGCCGCTTCAGCTTCCTCTTTGATGCGGGAACCAAAATTAATTACCTGGTCTGATAATTGAAACGCTTCTTGCAGAGTATTGGTCAGATAAATTCTTAACCGTTCATCAGAACTAAAATCATAACCCAAATCCTGCAACTGCAACCCCAATTTCATGTGAGCAACCGTATAGGGTGCCATCAACAACTCAAACCCAAATAACCGAGGTAATAAATGCTGACTCACATAACTCGACCACATCCCCTTTTGCTGTTTAAAACTCTCATAAATATGGTCGATCGCCCCATGTAAAAATGTCCCCGTTCCCACTGCCGGATCCAGAATTAATACTTGATGGATTTCTGTAGGATTTTCTCCATTAGCATTAGATACTTTAATTTTCCGCGCATCTGCTAATCCCCGACTAATGCCAAACTTTTGTTTCAGAACATAGTCAACACTACGAATAATATAAGACACCACAGGTTCAGGAGTATAATAAACCCCGCGTGACTCCCGCATTGTTGGGTCGTATTCTGCCAGAAACGTCTCATAAAAATGCACCACCGGGTCTTCTTGCCGAGTTCGCTGACCAAAATTTTTCAGAATTTCCGCCATATCCGTTAATCGCAAAATCGTCGCCAAATCATCCACCGCCCAAACAATTCTGTCATCTAAATCTGGTCCGGCAATTTGGCCAAAAATACTCCGCAGAAAAGGATTAGTTTTCGGTAGCTGAAACGCGGCAGTCTCTCGCGAAAAAGTTGCCGGATTATCAATATTACACCGTGCGGCAAATAGCCCATAACAAATGGTCTGCGCGTACATATCCGCAAACTGACTCGAAGTTAAATCTTTAATCAAAACTTTCTGAAAAGACTCTAATTGATCCCGCAACATTCCCCCTTTCTCTGTTTCTGCCAATGCGGTATTAATCGCATCGCGAATTAGTTGGGCTAAACTAGCCATCCGTTTGGCTAACTCTTTGGGACTGCTAACTTGAGGCGTAGTGATTTGCAAAAATTGGGTCAAAAGTTGCGCCAATTTATTGATTTCTGCTGGGTTGGGTTGCAGTTGATTTTTTTTGCCAACTTCAGCAATTTTTGCCGTTAACCTCAATTCTCCGTTCACATACCAGCGAAATTCTAAATAGTCGGTTAAAATTAGGTTAGGTAAGGCGTTAAAATAGCGCTTAAGTTGCTGACTTTTCGCTTCTTTAGTCAACGACACCCCAATATCTTTGGCTTCGATATGTCCTTGGGTAATTTGTCCAGCGGTAATGACAAAATCCGGGGCACCGCATTTAATCCGCTTCGGTTCATTAACCGCTATAATCCCCGAATTAAAAGACTCCAGTAAAGTTTTCAACCCAGGGCGATAAGTATGTTCAGTGGCGTTTCCTGACTGAAGTGAAGTTTCAATGGCTTTGATGTAGTTTGTGAATGTCTGCATGGTGGGCGATCGCGTATTTAGTCGTGAATGCTATAATAATTCTAGCAATTTGCGATTTATTAAATCATTAAAAAAATATTAAATTTATTTAAATCAAAAAAATAAATTCAAAGCCTATAAAAAATATCCCATAAAATTACATGGCTAACAAAATATATCTCTAGTATATCTATATATTATCTATTATTATTTATAGCCTGTCCCCTTTCCCTTTACCCAAAGCTTTGGGCAGAAAATGGCGAACCTAAACCCCATTGCCCACAAATTCGGTCAGACAAATTTTCTGTTAATTTCCCATTTCCTTATATATGTAGTATAATCCATAAATGTTGATCTAAATCATCAAGGCAATTATGGACTTTCTCTCAGACACCGTAGTGCTTTCGCGGATGCAATTTGCACTCACGGCTATCTTTCATATGCTATGGCCTGTATTGACTACAGGTATGGCCATTTATTTGGTAATTGTCGAAGGACTCTGGTTAAAAACTCGGAATCCTGACTACTATCATCATGCCCGTTTTTGGGCAAAACTATATGTGCTCAACTTTGGCATTGGGGTAGCTTCTGGAGTCCCGATGGAATTTCAATTTGGCACGAATTGGGCGCCGTTTTCTGAAGCAGTTGGGGACTTTTTTGGCAGTGTTTTGGGCTTTGAAGCTTCTATGGCATTTATGCTAGAAGCGGGCTTTCTAGGCATTATGCTATTTGGCTGGGAAAAAGTCAATCCAGCGATTCATTATTTTGCTACAATTATGGTAGCTTTTGGCGCTAATCTCTCAACATTTTGGATTATTGCGGCGAATTCTTGGCTACAAACTCCCGCTGGTGGCGAACTGGTGAATGGCAAATTTGTGGTTAGCGATTATTTTCAAGCAATTTTTAATCCTTTTATGCTGAATAGCGTCCTCCATATGTTTTTTGCCACCTTGGAGACTTCGTTATTTGTGATTGGCGGAATTAGCGCTTGGTATATTCTCAAAGGTCGCCATCAAGGGTTTTTCAGTAAGTCTTTCAAAATTGTTTTAGCTGCCGCGATCGCTGTTGCCCCATTGCAAATTTATATTGGCCATTTAAGTGCCGAACAAGTCTATCAACATCAACCGGCAAAACTCGCCGCAATGGAAGCCCAATGGGAAACAATTCCCGCTGGCAATGCTGCCCCTTGGAGTATGATTTCTCTCCCCAATGAAACCGCTGAAAAAAATGATTGGGAAATCGCCATTCCTAACGCTTTGGGCTATATTTTGGAACTGAAACCAACCCTCTCAGAACCTGTAAGGGGTTTGAAAGAATGGCCGCCGGAAGATCGCCCGCACATGGTGGGATTAATCTATTATTCTTTTCGGATTATGGTGGCGATCGGTTTTTTCTTAGTCGGGTTAATGTTTTGGACTGTAGTGCAGTGGATACGCGGTCAATTAGCTGAAGATAAAATTGGTCAACAACGTTGGTTAATGGCAACCTGGATTTTTGCCGCACCTTTAGGATATATTGCCGTAGAATCTGGCTGGATTGTTCGCTGTGTGGGACGCCAACCTTGGACACTTTACGAGCAAATCCGTACCGTAGATGCGGCCAGCAATTTGCCCCCAACGAATGTTTTAACCTCTTTAACTCTCTTTGCGGTGGTCTATTCGATTTTGTTTGTTTGCGCCTTATTTTTTGGTAGCCGAATTATTCGCAAAGGCCCAAATTTAGACCTACCAGTTCCCGGAGAAGCAGAAACAGCAGAAACCAGTCTTAAAACCACTTAAATAAAAGTAAAGACTGGTTTTTAGCAGCCTTTTTCTGATTAGAAAACCACAAATATTTGTAGGGTTTTGTAGGGGCGAAGCTTTTCCGTAAAAAATTTACGTTTCTAACTCATAAATTATCTGAAAGCGAGACGGCTATCGCCCCTACAATCTGCTGCGTTAAAAACGACCAATATCTGTAATTTATTCAATTTAATCGAAAATAGCCGTAATTTTGGTAATTTTGACAACGGTGTAAACCCAAATTCGCCATTACAGCGCTTGCTTGGTGATATATGGATTTTTATTTGCCAAAGGCTTTAAGAAAAGTTGTTACCGCCCCGTCCGCAACTCGCTGAATTTCCGCTGTTGTCGGATTGGTTTTGATGCCCAGCAATTGTTTATAAAAGAGGTCGGCTTTACAGAGTTCAATAAATTGGTCAGCGGCTAATTCTAAATCCGCGATCGCCAATTCTCCCTTGGCCATTGCCCCTGCCATCACATCCATTAAACGCTTTCTGCCCACCTCTGAACCAGAATTATAAAATGCCCGACCGAGTTCAGGAAATCGCGGGGTTTCCGCGATCGCAATTCTAAATATATTTTGGGCAAAAGGAGACAGGAGTAATTCCACAAAATGAAGGGCAATATCACGCAATAAAGTTTCTATGTCTTCCGTATCTTGATCTACCTTAAAAATCCGTTGGGTTTGCTTTTGGCATTCCCCATGTACCACGGCGATAAACAACGTCTGCTTATCTGGGAAATAATTATAGATTGTGCCTTTAGAGACTTGGGCGCGGCGAGCAATTTCTTCGACGCTTGTGCCCTCATAGCCGAGTTCCAAGAAGGCGCTTCTTGCCCCTTCCAGAATTTGACAAGCCTTGGGGCTGGTTAAATCGAGTGATTGTAAACTTTCCATGTTTTTTCTCTGACTCTTGTCATTTCCTATACTAAACGGTTCGGGAAATCTTGACAGTACCCAGTTTTTCGCTTATGATTAAAAAAATGACTGAACGGTTCGGTCATTTTTGGCAACGAGGCAACAGGGAGCCCGCCGTCGGCAGAGGAGCAGAGGAGCGGGGGGGCAGAGGGACCCGCCGTCGGCAGAGGAGCAGAGGAGCGGAGGGGCCGCCAATCGAGCAGGCAAAACAATTATTAATTATTAATTATCAATTATCAATTATCAATTATCAATAGACTAAAGTGAACAATCATCAAAACTATGAACAACCACAAATCACCCCCAAAATTATCATCGAATGGTTCCAGCAAAAATATCCATAATTATCTGATGGTGGATGAAGCCCGCCATGAGAGAAATGGTTCGGGTAAAATTGCGACTTATCCCACTGAATTGATTACAAAAAGTAGCGAATTTCCTACAGATTTAACCGACGATCCAGTCAATATAGAAGAGACTTTTACTGTTGACGATCGCCCCTTTGAAGTATCAGAAAAACCAGCGGCTAAAAAGTTTTCTGTATTCAAAATAATGCTCTGGGCTTTGCCATTATTAGCGATCGCCCTGGGTATTGGCGTGTTTGCGTCTCGGCGCATTTCCGACCCAGTGGCAGTCCCAGAACCCACCCCAGTCACCATTCCCGCAGGGGCAAGCAACGGCAACGGATCGCCCCTACCTGTGCGGGTGGTGCAAGCTAAGTCAGGGGCGATTCAGGAATGGGTGCATAGTGATGGGTCTGTGTCTGCTGTCCGGGGCAAACATTTGCGCTTTGAAGTGCCAGGAACGATTACTTATATTAAAAAGGTCGATGGCCGGGATTTGCGGGAGGGAGATTATGTTTATGAGGGCGAACTCTTGGCCCAAATCGACGATCGCAAACTCCAAGCGGATTTGGTTCAGTCCAATGCTGCTATCTGGCAAGCCCAAGAACAACAAAGCGTGGCGATGGCAAATTTAGCTCAAACGAAGGCTAATTTAGGCCAAGCCCAAGCCACGGTGGAACAACTACAAGCGAATGTGGCTCAAGCAAAGGCAAAATTAGGGCAAGTTCGGGCGGGTTTGGCTCAAGCAGAGGCCAGAAAACAAGCCAGCATCGCCAATGTTCGGGAAGCGAAAGCTAATCTGGAAGCGAGAATGGCCGATCGCGACTTAGCAGAGGTGGAACTGCGGCGACGACAAGAACTTTATGATGAAGGGGTGATTTCCGCCAGCGATCGCGACGTTTACCAAAACAAACTCGACAACGCTAAATCTGCGGTCAATGCCACCCAAAGCCGCATTCAAGCCGCTGAAGAGGAAGTAACCGCAGCGGAGAGTAACATTCAAGCCACCGAACAAGATATCGCCGCAGCGGAAAGCCAAGTGCGGGCAGCGGAAAGCCAGGTGCGGGCAGCGGAAAGCCAGGTGGAAGCCGTGCAGGGCAGTATTGCCGCCGCTGCTGCCCAAGTTGATGCCACCAGCGCGGGAATTGAATCAGCCCGGGCGCAGTCAAATCGCGCTAATGTCACCTTAGAAGATACGGAAATTAGAGCGCCCTTTGACGGCATGGTGGCTTTTTTGAATATTCGGGAAGGGGATTATTGGTCGCCGCAACAGTTAAGCAGCCAGACGGCGCAAAATGTGGTGGAAACGGTGCCAATTATTTTGATTGACCCCAACGAGTTTGAAGTCCAAATCGAACTGCCCGCTTTTGACGGCACCCAGGTCAGCCCCGGTCAAACCGCTTTTGTGGTCTTGGATGAGGACTTAAATAGCGCATATCGCGATTCTTTGAATAACGAAACTCTGATTAGTGTTGCCAGTGCTGAAGGCGAGGTGTTTTCTGTTAGTCCTTCGGTGACTCCTGGGGGTCGGGCGGTGAATGTTAAAGTCAGAATTAACCGTATTAACCCAGAAAAACGCGATCGCGGAGCGTTGCGGATGCAATCTCGCCTCCGCAACGGCGCCCGTGTTTCCGCCTGGATTGCCGTAAAAGAAGCGGCAAATACCACCGTGATTCCTGCAAATGTCATCGTTTACCGGGATCAAAAACCATTCGTCTTTGTTGTCCAAGAAAAAGACGGCAAACAATTTGTCGAACAGCGCCCAGTTACTATTGGTATTAAAGGCATTTCTCAACAAGAAATTCTGGAGGGAATAAAACCGGGCGATCGTCTTGTCACCGACGGCAAAAACCTCCTGGTCAATAATGCCCCAGTGGATGTGGTTGATTAGTTGGTTGTTGGTTGTTGGTTGTTGGTTGTTGTTGGTTGTTGGTTGTTTGTTGTTGGTTGTTTGTTGTTTGGGTAGGGGCGAAGCATTCGGGCTAAAAATATCCGGGAAAAACCGACAATTTATCTACCCG encodes:
- a CDS encoding cytochrome ubiquinol oxidase subunit I; the protein is MDFLSDTVVLSRMQFALTAIFHMLWPVLTTGMAIYLVIVEGLWLKTRNPDYYHHARFWAKLYVLNFGIGVASGVPMEFQFGTNWAPFSEAVGDFFGSVLGFEASMAFMLEAGFLGIMLFGWEKVNPAIHYFATIMVAFGANLSTFWIIAANSWLQTPAGGELVNGKFVVSDYFQAIFNPFMLNSVLHMFFATLETSLFVIGGISAWYILKGRHQGFFSKSFKIVLAAAIAVAPLQIYIGHLSAEQVYQHQPAKLAAMEAQWETIPAGNAAPWSMISLPNETAEKNDWEIAIPNALGYILELKPTLSEPVRGLKEWPPEDRPHMVGLIYYSFRIMVAIGFFLVGLMFWTVVQWIRGQLAEDKIGQQRWLMATWIFAAPLGYIAVESGWIVRCVGRQPWTLYEQIRTVDAASNLPPTNVLTSLTLFAVVYSILFVCALFFGSRIIRKGPNLDLPVPGEAETAETSLKTT
- a CDS encoding TetR/AcrR family transcriptional regulator produces the protein MESLQSLDLTSPKACQILEGARSAFLELGYEGTSVEEIARRAQVSKGTIYNYFPDKQTLFIAVVHGECQKQTQRIFKVDQDTEDIETLLRDIALHFVELLLSPFAQNIFRIAIAETPRFPELGRAFYNSGSEVGRKRLMDVMAGAMAKGELAIADLELAADQFIELCKADLFYKQLLGIKTNPTTAEIQRVADGAVTTFLKAFGK
- a CDS encoding type ISP restriction/modification enzyme; protein product: MQTFTNYIKAIETSLQSGNATEHTYRPGLKTLLESFNSGIIAVNEPKRIKCGAPDFVITAGQITQGHIEAKDIGVSLTKEAKSQQLKRYFNALPNLILTDYLEFRWYVNGELRLTAKIAEVGKKNQLQPNPAEINKLAQLLTQFLQITTPQVSSPKELAKRMASLAQLIRDAINTALAETEKGGMLRDQLESFQKVLIKDLTSSQFADMYAQTICYGLFAARCNIDNPATFSRETAAFQLPKTNPFLRSIFGQIAGPDLDDRIVWAVDDLATILRLTDMAEILKNFGQRTRQEDPVVHFYETFLAEYDPTMRESRGVYYTPEPVVSYIIRSVDYVLKQKFGISRGLADARKIKVSNANGENPTEIHQVLILDPAVGTGTFLHGAIDHIYESFKQQKGMWSSYVSQHLLPRLFGFELLMAPYTVAHMKLGLQLQDLGYDFSSDERLRIYLTNTLQEAFQLSDQVINFGSRIKEEAEAAKEVKQEHPVMVIIGNPPYSGHSVNKGEWIKQLLRGKDITSNTPTENYFEVDGEPLKEHNPKFLNDDYVKFIRFSQWRIEQTGYGVLAFITNHSYLDNPTFKGMRQSLMQTFDEIYLLDLHGNSKKKEVCPDRTPDQNVFDIQQGVAIGIFIKSANNPQKLATVYHADLWGKREIYREIEEGKEPIGGKYHWLAENDISSTAWKTIKPKSPFYLFKVQNAELLPEYETGWKINEVMSIHSNGFKTHRDNFAIEFDAKVIYQRFLEMRDYNLNDREYAEKYQIKDTNSWKLNTARTSIRNDEDWDSKIISCLYRPFDTRYCYFSTVAMDRPRRELLDHVAGKDNLCLLLIRQMQDATPYSHVLACTSPAIDRAFACSRGASTSFPLYLYPTNQTTLFDLETSNAPGRRYPNLAENFTQDFATRLGLAFIPDGKGDKLKTFGPEDIFHYIYGVFHSPTYRERYAEFLKIDFPRVPLTSQIGLFQGLCEKGDRLVNLHLMKATGSLRVTYPEPGDNQVEKVFYTDPKNNQPGRVYLNKTQYFEGIPPAVWHFYIGGYQVCQKWLKDRQGKILDYDDLTHYQNIVAALAETITLMQEIDALINEYGGFPIN
- a CDS encoding HlyD family efflux transporter periplasmic adaptor subunit, whose translation is MNNHKSPPKLSSNGSSKNIHNYLMVDEARHERNGSGKIATYPTELITKSSEFPTDLTDDPVNIEETFTVDDRPFEVSEKPAAKKFSVFKIMLWALPLLAIALGIGVFASRRISDPVAVPEPTPVTIPAGASNGNGSPLPVRVVQAKSGAIQEWVHSDGSVSAVRGKHLRFEVPGTITYIKKVDGRDLREGDYVYEGELLAQIDDRKLQADLVQSNAAIWQAQEQQSVAMANLAQTKANLGQAQATVEQLQANVAQAKAKLGQVRAGLAQAEARKQASIANVREAKANLEARMADRDLAEVELRRRQELYDEGVISASDRDVYQNKLDNAKSAVNATQSRIQAAEEEVTAAESNIQATEQDIAAAESQVRAAESQVRAAESQVEAVQGSIAAAAAQVDATSAGIESARAQSNRANVTLEDTEIRAPFDGMVAFLNIREGDYWSPQQLSSQTAQNVVETVPIILIDPNEFEVQIELPAFDGTQVSPGQTAFVVLDEDLNSAYRDSLNNETLISVASAEGEVFSVSPSVTPGGRAVNVKVRINRINPEKRDRGALRMQSRLRNGARVSAWIAVKEAANTTVIPANVIVYRDQKPFVFVVQEKDGKQFVEQRPVTIGIKGISQQEILEGIKPGDRLVTDGKNLLVNNAPVDVVD